The genomic DNA ggggagataatcttttttggtttcaaaaagtctttattcaaaagaataGTTTTTTAGGTTATCTCCCCAAGGAAACTTATCAATAGCATATTGATATTTCACACGtattttactgaatattttaaatgatatatgatttttagaaatataaaatccTTTTCGAAAGAAACACTATAGAAAAGCttagtttggacatttttatagcaattcaaaataaaacagttgacCTTTACTATGGTAATTGCTATAATATAACTATACAGATTGATAGATAGATTTAGAAATAACATCATTAAAGTGAGGTTAAAGTCTTATAGGATtgtaagtatattttattttatcaccttgCACTTTGATATTTTGACTGaacaatttgttcaatattctgaccagttgaacaatttgattttataaaacaaattacaatttggtcaaaattgcaacactaacagtcaagtcactgtaagagaataaaatcaaagcattattaaaccaattaatttataataatgatcACATCAAAGATAAATCAGATCAACACATAAgttctgactactgggctggtgatactgtCTGAGATTAAATCTTCACCTGCAGTAGCCTCTAccaagtggttgtaaataaacacaTCATGATCAGTTAAACCAGAATTAAAATGTTGTACACCAGAAATCATGACCAGATgcgtgttttgtctacaaaaaaaatcatcagggACGCTCAagttaaaatagttaaaacagccaaataaaatacgaagatGGAGCATTAAAGACCAAAATTTCTGCAAGGTATTGCCAAATAAACCTGGGGTAACCTATTCATGAGGTCGAAAATTCTTAGTATTTTCCAAagttttttgttgaacaaagctcgacatagggatattGATCCAGCGGTGGCTacttaaaagatttatattttagaaggtggaagatcTGCatgcttcatattttgtatatagatgcctcatgttatgaagtttctgttagtcacatgtccaatgttcttgacctcattttcatggttcagtgactaattgaaaaaaaattaagatttttgtaatgttaaattctctcttattatatgGAATAGGATAACtttatttggtatgtgtgtaccttgcaaggttgTCATGCCTGTAATAGTTTTGatttgacattgacctcatttcacGGATCAATGAACAAGGtaaagttttggtggtcaagttcATATcgcagatactataagcaataggtctagtatattcatTGTAcagaaggactgtaaggtgtaaatgtccagctggcaggtgtcatctgaccttgacctcattttcctgGTTCAGTTGTCAAAGTTTattatttgagtttttttttttttttctaatactataagctataggtcaactttatttggtgtatggaaatatttatgATCTATGTTAGTCGCACAAGTTTTGTTTGACCGTAACTTCATTTTCACaattcattgctcagtgttaagtttttgtgttttggtatgtttttcttatactttaagcaataggtcaactatatttgttgtatggaagaattgttagctgtacatgcctgcctggcatggttcatctgacattgacctcattgtcatggttctttgaacaatgtttagttttcttgtttactTTTAAGTTTATGTGGCAGTTGTTATAAAGCATTAtaattaggactatcaacataaacaTTAGTGAAGAACAATTAGAGCACAATTTTAATCATAGATGTCTTTTAAAGTCTTGTAagcttcaaaaattaaatttgattacaTGTGTCTTAAAAGTGTCCATCTCAAGCTTTCAAtgcctatcatgatttccttgatagatgATTGCGGCTTATAAGGAAGCTTTTGAACCATAGGCCTCGAGTGGTAGAGTTGAAGTCACTTCTTCAAAAGTTGAACAGATGCTATCACAACTTGGATGTCTTATAGAATATCTATGTGACAGATAACCACAGATACATGCCAATGATATGTCACAATCCTGTCGTCATTTCCTCAATAGACTTAGTGACACCACATAATAGGACTTATGACCAAATATAAATCCTTAAAGAAGCTGTCAACCCAATCTTTGACAAGTTCTTACCACAATCTACACAACAGGTGCAGTAAGTAAAGCAGAATCTGATTACTTTTCAGGAGCAACCGATTATAACCCCACACACATTAGTAATTGGTTGGGTGTCTGATTCTAAGTCTGTAGTTTTCAATGGAGTGTTTTGTTGACTGTTGGTTGTCTCTTGACGTTTTCCTTTTGTGCCATTATTTTGATGGGTTCTCTTTGACATATAGTGTGTTTAAAAAGAGGTGGAATTCACAATGAGACattcaaagcttatataaagttgaaataaaattgacaaccacattgcaaaaattttaaatgatggGCAAACATTGTATTTCACTATTCATTtgttataacatttatttttttctatcctAAAGTTCATATTCCAATGTCCCTGTtagcaataaaattatattttatcaagtgTGCATATGGATTATTAAGGGACTTTGGACTCTcacacagagattttttttttatcaaaatcaaaagatatgaaaatatagattttaacaaaattttattgaGTCTCCACATTCTTCCTATCTTAGGTTTGACCGTATCtgtccattgtttaattgaTATCAGATTTATATGAGGTCACTTCAAAAGTCTTAGTACAAACGCACCCACACACACCATTAACTAGGAAACATCTCTTGTGCCATATTatgctgaaaaataaataattcatattttgagtAATCAGGCAAATgtgatatatttatcaataagcttgaattttgttATAAAGTGAAGCTGATTATTTAACATTTGGACAAAGATGTCAATAAAATAGAAAGGACATTTTCATTATGCCACATTtatggacattatgttttctagtctgtgtgTCCGTTCATGCGTTCGTTCCTTTGTTCCTTCGTTCGTTAGTTCAGTTGTTTGTTCATTCTTCCGTTAGTTCAGTTGTTTGTTCATTCTTCCATTAGTTCAgttgtttgttcattttttctGTTCATCTGTCCtacttcaggtttaagtttttggtcgaggtaattttgatgaagttgaagtccgatcaacttgaaacttagtaaacatgttccctatgatatgatatttctaattttaatgccaaattagagattttatcccattttcaaggtccactgaacatagcaaatgatagtgcgaatggggcatcagtgtacttgggatacattcttgtttatttctcATCCCAAGATTGATAAATGTGAGCCTCTAATCATGTTTATATGTAAATACTGTCTTAGAATTAAAGGGATACCCCATTTTCCTTTAATTTCAATGAcaacttaaaattatcaattaacaaGTGTATGTAAACCATACTCCACTCACAACATCATATGTTCATAGTCAGTGAACCGTTAAAGCAGCATTCAAATCCTTGAGTGGGACAAATCTTTTTGAacacatttatatattgaaCAAAGAACATTCTGGGCATATTTGCCTCTTTAAATtcaccaaaaataaaacattgcttGATATCAATTTAAGCTTCAGAAGAAAGgatttagggagctaccatttgatttttatggggggctaggatgaaaaattttgtcctgcattttttttaactgaaatctCTGTTTCTTACCTAAATTGttgtcctgactttttttttttttgcaagtgtcttaTCCTCCCTTTTTTTtctactcaaaactcctgtcttgcctatttttttcaaatttcatcctagcccccccataaaaatcaaatggtagctccctaaaaaaaatatgacacaatttcaaaaagatttgtATCTAAAATGGGCAAATTGAAACAGTTCAAGCTCAAACAACGAGGAAATTGAAGAACAGGCAGACTTACATAAGTAATGGACAcacagatcagaaaacataatgtccccTTCTATTGAAGGAGAGCATTAAAAGTATCTTTATAATCTTGGCAGATCATAACACAGAATGGATGGAAGTTTCAAGGACTGACAGCCCACCCATTATGGTAAGCTATAGATACcaacccagtggtagtaatataCCTTACAATTTACAACTCCCATTAGTGCAGTTTGTTGCATAAAGATGTGAGTTGTACAATAAACATAATGATAATTGAAGCAGAAATTCCCCATCATAAATAACATTGAAGACCAAAACTAACAAATTTAACCTTAACCTCTCTATGTTTTGAATTTGTACAACATTTCTGCAGTGAAAGTTATTATCTAACATGCAAATAAATGTGATGTTAAAATTTGACAGTAGTattggacaggataaaactttaacCCTGCACATTTCTTCATTTCTAACACAGATAAATTgttcacaatattttgaaaagtaccaatttaaggatgtctgctgctctaatttaaaataacaaggatttcatgtggttgcttaaaatgaaaacaactttgatatttaaacaaaataaagtaataaaatcattagtctcgtgtgtagttttcaaaatacgagacatttagaaaatggcgggaaaagggTTTTCTTCAGACTTTACTATTTGTTAACATTGGAATTGTTTTTTACCcttaaaccaagaaaaaataacaaggatttcatgcCGCCGGATCACTAAATCTGAAATGATCTATTGAACAGATTTATGAAGACAAAAGTGGGGTGtcgtgtaaaatatttttttaatatatttggatggataaaacctgagaaaatcgaaaatatgacaagaattcaaaaacatgaccagcagacatccttaacaAAAACTACTAGTGAAAACCAATGGTGGTATCACCCCTATATAAGTATTAGGGTGGAGTGTAGTATGCTTACTAATTCTTTCTGTTCTTTCTTTTCCACCTCTGACTCCAGTTTAAAACCTTGGGTTCTCATATAACTAGCTGCTTGTCTAAACAAATCTTCATCACTTACTCTACCAGATCTCTTTAATTCAAAATACTTATCTACAAATCTAAAAAGAGAAAAGTAAATTCTTTTATACAGacttctgttttgaattttcctcagagttcagtatttttgttattctatatattttttttaacaaagataTCAAACTCATTtaacatgttgaatgttgaCCAGTAAACATTTTGTCCACTtgttaaaaaagtttttgtGATTTGGAGAAAATTAAAGAGCTGCTGGCTACTGACCAATcagaaagttcacaatttttGGTTGGTTTCATTTTGTTCAATCTTTAGTGTAATGTATAGTTTTTATGGAATGATGTCTTTCTGTTTACAATTAGCCATGGTATTGTCTgttcatacctgccaacttttcaaaatgcccatgggggttttgcgtGTAAGATGGCTGCAATAGCCctaaaaaaccttcaagggggccttcaaatacattttaatgttgtttttttgcttcttcatacttttattaGCCTAAtgtcatttgtttaaaattgttgacaaaattgctctttcaaaatttcaatttggaagcctccatgggggaaatccgcCGCAAATAGTGACAGGTGTCAGGTATGTCTCATTTTTTGGCTGACTTATGGCTTTTTTATTTCCTTCTTTgtattttatccattttttcactgatgtttaaaatataatagtaTATTCAGAAACTGTtgcttgcatttattattgtgatttattAAGAATGGACAGAAATGAAAGATAAATTATACCAATTTCCGCATAATCTTAATCCAGATATATGTACCATATATATCAGAATGTGAGTTCATATTATTGCAATCCTCACCCAGTCTCATTATTCCCATGTATATAAAAACCTTGCACTAAAtcctgaatttacagtaccttCCTAATGAATTTATGGCATGCATTACACAAAGGTATTAATTTGATTATTCCTTGAGATTTGATTGCTCCTTGAGATTTGATTGCTCCTTGAGATTTGATTGCTTCTTGAGATTTTATTCCTTCATGAGAGATGATTTTTTCCATGAGATTTGAttaaggagtaggtccagtaagacccctttttggccccaaaatatagcagttttacaaaattgttaaaatgtaaacttttagttatttattgtacaatagaatgattctgctacataaatatgggttatttttgacaatataatgcacatatatcgggtattAGCACCATtcagtcatgctaaattactgaaatcttcacaattctagcattttagttaaattttagacggttttcgtgtgaattgaaagtggccgcattcgtgttcatccttaatattaaaatgtaagttgtattttatgataatacataagatatataaagattgaggatgaacacggatgcggacactttcatttttgacaaaaaccatcagaaaagtgacatttttcggcatatttggtagatttttcatatttgagcttgaatcgggtcgtttttaatgactaaatcagttaaaatctttcacataaactaattgattcaaataaaatagacactaaagtgtttaaaaagtggtcaaaatctttcatcCGATGAACCtgaaaggagtatgttcgataaggtccttaaatggcccccttttttagcgtaaatttcaaattcggatttattgaccaatatcacgctaaattatagctaatacattgactagataagatataagccattttgttgaaaattttacgtttctgcgtttcattatgacgtcacaagttgtactcatattgattgttcacgaaaaaatcaatgaaaacgGGTCAATTTCCAAAGATTATTTGagaggaaacatagagcgcatacgtcgacaacaaggatcttttaaaataacgttttttaagacatttaacATGTCTTGTTTGAATATTAAGCTTGTCGACgtctgcgctctatgtttcctagtcctttatttggttgaaatccagctgattttgtcaaatttcaccaaaatctcttatcttgacctttttgggatgtaaaaatcaacgtaatagaattaaactttgacaaaaacagctctgtttaactttctcacatgtctttaaggcaacttaaaacaattattgttttgaaaccatgaactttataattggggccaaatttggcacttaccgaacttactcctttgaggccaaaatcggtccttaccggacctactcctttacgaAATTTGATTACTTCTTGAGATTTTATTACTTCTTGAGGTTGGATTTCTTCATGAGATTTGATTTCTTCTTGAAATTTGATTTCTTCTTGAAATTTGATTAATTTACAAGATTTGATAACTCCTTGAGGTTAGATTTCTTCATGAGATTTGATAACTTCATGAGGTTTGGACAATTCACAGATTTGATTACTTTGTAGATGTTTTTACTTCTTGAGATGTGAGTAGTTCATGAGACTTTATTagttttagatatttattttcttcttttaagattttaatatttcatgagATTTTAATTCTTAAGATTTGATTACTTCATGAGATTTAATTACTTcatgatatttgatttcttcaTGAGATTTGATAACTTCATGAGGTTTGGACAATTCACAGATTTGATATCTTTGTAGATGTGATTAGTTCATGAGACTTGATTAGTTTTAGagatttattttcttcttttgagATTTGAATATTTCATGAGATTTTATAATTTACGAGATTTGATTACTTCATAAGATTTGATTACTTATTgagcatacctgccaacttttgaaaatgcctgtggGGGTTTTAGCGCGcgacaacaatttcaaaggtTACAATTCTTTGCGACGACTATTTTGCGCATGCTGTTTTGTagtctagaaaaagtgtcatatttgtaagaAGAGCTTACATGccttgttcttttttttatttgcatgattctagttTTTATATCAGCAGAAAATCTGTACATGTAGATGTAAGACCAGGAACTGTTTTCATGTGCAAGGATACTAAATAGTTGTTgacttttccaatttaaaattatacacaaagaagGACCTTTACCAGGTTGGGAGCAACACCTAGGGATCCCCCTCAATGTTAGGACATTAAACACCactttttaagtacaaatgagcacacattcatattatttgaagaaacttttcccaaagaactatacatcttatgatctatctggtattatatggtcaacacatgtccaagaattttgatatgttcttggccttatatcttctttattattcaaaataataggaCTCTTCATTTAGAAAATCTGTTCCAAATATAATGTCAGAATTTcccatttttaatttaataaaactacatgtttctatttcattttttacaagAGTGACCCCTTGACTAAGGGAAGTCCCTCATTTAAGGGATTCCTCATGTtgatgtgtgtgtgtggggggggggggggggggggggggtaggggTGTCCATGTGATAAATAATGAATAGTACATTATACTTTAAATGATTgaatacattattttgttacagcaagtgtacatgtaatgtcaataaattagTGAATAAACTACTATTTATTATCTTCATGGTAGTACTGCATCATTGAAGTTTGTCAATCAGCCatgcttttattcttattctgtgGAAGAACCTCCTTGcagttgaaaaatcatttgccaTGTTCACGTTTTTACAAGCTGACAACAAACAGAGGAAAACAACACAAGTTCAATATTTAGCATGTTAAAATAATCTTGAGAGAAAAcgtttttgattggctaattaatttgatcatgagaaacacgcaatttgattggctgaacaCGCTTTTCCTCCATTGAACACAGTTCAAAATCgggaacaacaatatttttcgtgtagattttcaCCAAATCGTGTTTTAGAGGGGTTTTCAGGAACACGATCGTGCAATCGTGACAAAGGGTCAAAATCGTGTAGTACACGCCTAAATCgtgaaagttggcaggtatgattGAGATTTGATTACTTAATGAGATTTAATTACTTCAtgagattttattaatttacgAGATTTGATTACTTCATAAGATTTGATTACTTATTGAGATTTGATTACTTTATGAGATTTGATTTCTTCATGAGATTTGATTACTTcttgaaatttaattaattcACAATATTTGATTACTTCTTCAGGTTAGATGTCTTCATAAGATTTGATTACTTAGTGAGATTTGATTACTTCCTAAGATTTGATTACTTCATGAGATTAGATCACTTCCTGAGATTATATTACTTCATGAGATTTAATTTCTTCATGTGATTTGGTTTCTTCATAATATTTGATTACTTTGTGAGATTTGATTACTTCCTAAGATTTGATTACTTCATGAGATTAGATCACTTCCTGAGATTATATTACTTCATGAGATTTAATTACTTTCAGAAATATATTGACTACTTCTTGAAATTTGATTACTTCATGAGAAATGAATACATTAAAGATGACATATCTACTTCTTCAGATTTGAGTacttttgtaaaatgtattacTTCTACAACCAACTGACCTTTGACACTGGGTGGGTGTTTCCTTGTCTGTTAAGTCTACTACTTCTTGTGATTTTTGACTGCCATATACTGCATAATATTTCCTGAAAATGAAATGTTGATATTCTTCTAAAAAGCATTTTAAAATCCATTCTTCATATAAGATACTCCCAGTCAAGTAatcttaatttgaaaacagtaaTAAGGGGGTCTCGttgggggttctgatcccgcttattgttttgtcagattcccgtatcccgcttacactatgtacataagcaattctcattttttggtaatttcctgtgtcccgctagacttcaaTTCCTGTTTTCCcagcacaataatttgactttcacgtgtcacgcttacaaaaaaatcgGCAACCCAGCTTCACGCTTAGACCTCAATGAGACCCACTAATAATAATGCGTAAAATAGGGTGACAGACAGTTTTTTTCTCCTTTAGAAGTAACAGTTTCTCTCCAATTGACACAAACAGTAGTTTATTGGTGTTATTTGTGAgtagatcttgccttgctgataatttttgtgatttttatcaTACAAGGCATCATTGAAGAGACATTAGGTGTTGAAATGTGTGGTAAAACAGGTATTGTTAATGTTTTAATGCTTTAAGTTagtatgtatatacatgtattataaccATCTGTATAAGTAACTTACGCTCTGACTAGATCTTCTGGGTACAGTATATTAACTACTTGTTGATTTTCTGGGGCTTTCCTGGTAAAAGTTGGATTTACTTTTGGAGGAAATGCTTTATATACATTAAACCAGATTGGTTTGTCTTCATATTTCATAGCTCCTGATCGTATCATTCCTTCCActctaaaaataataaaaaaactaattgtagatcttgtcttgctgatcatttttgcttatTCAAGTGTCTATCCATCAACATGTACATGATCTATATTTAAGTTGAAAAAGCACCAAAATAAGTAAAGTCATcatcaaagggaaataactctcatggGGAGTTGTCTAACAATCCTGACTTGTAACTAACTCTTGCTGGCTATTTTTGCAGTTTAAagataaaaggaaaaaatgtaacaaaaattagaatttaTTCATTTAAGGACAATAATTTTTACTGGGGTTTACAACTGAGAAATCAGCATATATAACAGAATTTTTCGATCGGCtgacatttttcataaatgcaAGTTTATAAGTActttgtgttatattaaggtgtTTATATATAGGAATAGACTTTGACGGAACGTCTTGAGGGCAATCCATCTGTTACTGGATAGTCCACCTTGCCATTGATAGAAATAAGTGCCTGTgattagtttagtttaaacatatttatgtaaagtggattgggaaacaagtttttatattaatccctttctaTTTTgtgggtgcgagtgctgccttgtagcagcattagcctgctctttttcgaaatctacctGTGTCTTTAACAtgcagtcaggggtactacttgtacaagtgtattttttttacttgaagaagtaaaaataaatatacacatataagtaaatttgtacgctacttatacaagtgaattttatttacttgtataggtaaaaaaaatattggctgagttatgtcccttagacattcagatttttttacttgtagaagtaaaaaagtcatcctatcttcttttattcaaatcttTGGATTTCTTTGCtgtaattgaattttaaattatctgctctttgcagatgtctttactaatcatttcagtgcaatttcatggacaatgaaaatctcatttgtctgttatcttcagaacactgctcatttacaagcccccaaggagcaatttttgaaggccttgcGCAAATACTTAAGATCTTTGCgcaatcagtttctttgttgaactaatgagatgaaacattgaactttaattaaaaaatttgagcaaaccttggaaaaatcattaaaggcatgattttacatctcaaaacttgaggatttttgttggattgtaagaaaaatttacttatacaagtaaattttttagaaaatgaaggggagattatttaaacattatttatttacttatatatgtatatttttttttacttcttcaagtaaataaaatacacttgtacaagtagtacccctgactgacatgcaagagatatgactctctctgaacacaggtcagccatttatcgtccccttccgacggaccaTTATAGTTTCCTTTAGACCATacttgcaaatggtgtcaaggatGAGCCAcaaattcagtccctgaaattttcatcccagacgggaatcgaaccaggaacctttgtgttagtagtacAATGCACTAACCACTAGACACTACACCACATTCAACCAGGGTAAAGATccagttaaacatgtttaaagggaaggtgttttatatttctttctttataaatacttttagAAGTAGAAGTACTATATTTTCTATGTATaactacaaatatttttaagctTTGAGTTTGATATAAAATG from Mytilus trossulus isolate FHL-02 chromosome 8, PNRI_Mtr1.1.1.hap1, whole genome shotgun sequence includes the following:
- the LOC134681124 gene encoding small ribosomal subunit protein mS23-like; this encodes MAGSRIDKFSNIFARVEGMIRSGAMKYEDKPIWFNVYKAFPPKVNPTFTRKAPENQQVVNILYPEDLVRAKYYAVYGSQKSQEVVDLTDKETPTQCQRFVDKYFELKRSGRVSDEDLFRQAASYMRTQGFKLESEVEKKEQKELHNMAQEMFPS